Genomic window (Streptosporangium brasiliense):
CGCGCGCCGCCGGGAAGGAGCGGGTGCAGCAGCTCGCCGAGCACTCCGGCCCCGTCGGCCCCGGCGCCCGCGGCGTCGGACCACTCAAGCATCTCGCCCCCGATGAGATGTACGCGGGCCGCGGCGTCGTCACAGGTCATTGGTCTCCCCCGACCATCCGAAAACTGTTCTGATCTCTTCGGGGGACGCCAGACATCCGGCCCCCAGCTCCTGTCCGGCGATCTGCCGCGCGGTGGCGAGATCGACCTCGGCGCCGTGGAGCTCCGGCCACAGCCGCCGGATCCGCGCGACCCCGCCGTGCATCGGGTCCTCCCCGGCCAGGACCATGGGGTCGCCGTAGACGGCCGGCTCGCACCCGGCCGCGATGCCGTGGAAGACGGCGGTGCTCAGCCGGTTGGACGCCACCCGCCGGTGCCGGCGGAGCTCGGCGAGCTGCCGGTAGGGGAAGCGCGGATCGGTCCCCTTCTTCATCCAGCCCCGGGCCCCGTGGCTGATCACCCGGAAGCCCGCCCGTTCGTAGAGGTCCCGGACGGCGGGCTCGCCGAACTCCAGCCAGTAGAGGCAGACGGTGACCGGCCCCTGCTCGACCTCGCGGATCTCGTCGATCAGGCGCCGGTGGTCCCCGTCCACGTGCTGGCGCTCCCAGCCGTGGAAGGGATACCAGATCGTGCCCTCCCGCGGCTCCTGCGGCCCGGCCGGCTCCAGCTGCGTCAGGTAGAGCCACGGCGCGCCGATCGGGTAGTAGTCGCGGCGCCCCCGTGCCCAGCCCCGGCGGCGCATCGCGTCGGACCAGACGAACTTCGGCGTCACCGGGACGTATTTCTCACGGGGGCCGAACCCGTCCAGGGCGTTCCAGCCGTGCTGGAGGTAGCCGTTGATGCGCGGCGGCCTGCGCCCGTCGAGCCCGCAGAACCGGGCGAAGACATGGGCGTGCCCGTAGAAGTGGTTCGTGTGGTGCATCGTTTCTCCGCTCAGCCGAGAATCGCGTGGAGAGCTCCGATGACCCGGTCCTGCTCCGAGTCGGTGAGGCCGGGGAACAGGGGCAGCGACAGCTGCCGCGCGTAGAACTCCTCGGCGACCGGGCACATGCCGCGCCGGTAGCCCATGTCTGCGAAGGCGGGGTGCCAGTAGGCGGGCAGGTAGTTCACCTGGACGCCGATGCCGGCCTCCCGCATCCGCTCGTAGACCTCGCGCCGCCGCCCGTCGGGGATCCCCACGGCGTACAGGTGCCAGGCGGGGTCGACATGGGGACGGCAGGCGGGCAGCCGCAGCCCGGCCAGACCGGCCAGGGCGCCGTTGTAGCGGGCGACGAGCCGGGCCCGCCGCGCCTTGAACTCGCCCAGCCGCCGTACTTGGCTGATGCCGAGGGCGCACAGGACGTCGGGCAGGCGGTAGTTCAGGCCGAACTCGTGGACCTCCTGATGCCAGCCGCCCTCGCCCAGCTCGCGCTGCTCCTCCGCCTCCCTGACCAGCCCGTGGTTCCTGAAGCGCCGGGCACGGCGGAGAAGCTCCTCGTCGGCCGTGGCGACGGCGCCGCCCTCGGCCGTCGTGATCGTCTTGGTGGGGAAGAAGGAGAAGGTCGTCAGGTCGGCGAGCGTGCCCACCGGCCGGTCGCGATAGCGCGACCCGACGGAGTGGGCGGCGTCGCCCACGACCAGTGCCCCGGCCCGCGAGGCGACCTCGCGCAGCGTGTCGTACTCGGCCGGGTGGCCGGCGTAGTCGACGGCCGTGACCACCCGCGTGCGCGGGCCGGCCGCCGCCGCCACGGCCGCCGGGTCGAGGTTGGCGGTGTCCTCCTCCACGTCGGCGAAGACGACGCGGGCGCCGAGCATCACGGCCGTGGCCGCGGTGGCGACGAAGGTGATCGGCGAGGTGACCACCTCGTCCCCCGCGCCGACGCCCGCG
Coding sequences:
- a CDS encoding DegT/DnrJ/EryC1/StrS family aminotransferase, which translates into the protein MLPYGRQSIDERDIEGVLSVLEGDWLTTGPAVAAFEAELAAWTGGVPCVSVTSGTAALHTAYAAAGVGAGDEVVTSPITFVATAATAVMLGARVVFADVEEDTANLDPAAVAAAAGPRTRVVTAVDYAGHPAEYDTLREVASRAGALVVGDAAHSVGSRYRDRPVGTLADLTTFSFFPTKTITTAEGGAVATADEELLRRARRFRNHGLVREAEEQRELGEGGWHQEVHEFGLNYRLPDVLCALGISQVRRLGEFKARRARLVARYNGALAGLAGLRLPACRPHVDPAWHLYAVGIPDGRRREVYERMREAGIGVQVNYLPAYWHPAFADMGYRRGMCPVAEEFYARQLSLPLFPGLTDSEQDRVIGALHAILG